tatattttcttttatttttttgttaagagaaaaaaataagaggAATCAACCCCATTTGCATTAAACATTCTTTTCGTCCAAATCCGCTGTTACCTAGGTGTGCTGAATGTTGTAATTAGCATATGTGACACCCTCTAAACATCATAAATGGGCAGGTGTTTGGGTTAGCAGTTTCAAAAAGAGATCTGGACCAGGATGCTAAAGTAGATGGAAAAAAATCGATAGCAAGTAAATTAGTTTTTAAATATACCCTGCAAACTAAATTACATTTGCTGGAAAATAATGTGCCTAAAAGTCATGATGTCATTCCTCCCACTTTATACTGATTTTAGGCTTCAGAATCAGAAGAGAATGAAGAGTTAACTGTGCAATGTCCTTTTACAACAGCAGGTTGAAATCAGATTGTCTCTTGCTAAGTATAAATTGCTAGTATAAATTGACTTATTAATGATGCAAGGAAATGAAAGGAATAAGGTAACATTTCAGCAGGGAGTGGCAGAGCTAACTATAatctaaaaatatgtttttatgggTAAACTGAAAATCCACAATGCTAGTTCCTACACCGGTCATATCAGTGTAGTGTAGGATATATAGACCTAACACTTAAGTAGAACAATTTATTTTGgactgtctctcactctctttctttcagCAGGACTTTCTGGGACTCATCCAGGCGAAGCTGCAGCGCATTGAGTTTGCTGGAGTCTTCCTCCGTCGTAGTCACGTCCTCCCACAGCTGCCTGCTGCGTTCCTGCCGGCTCAGTCCTGAGGAAGAGCGTGAGCTGGCTTGGTTAACACTGCCACTACCACTGTGACTGTCCCACACCTCCTGACTATTGCTGTCCGGGGCCCTGGAATGCAGGACTGATTCCAGCAGCTCAAGATcctgacagagaaaaaaagaaaaaaaacgagaGCATATAAAGGTCAGACTGTACACGGGCATAGAACTGAAAGACAGATATCATTATCAAGGATTATTAGTTACACATTTACAGATTTTGGTCAAAATgagataaaaaaagagagaaatagtGAACATTTACTGTAAGTAAGAGGTATGACAATGGGCTAGGAGATAAGGAAAGAAGGTTAGAAGAAGTAGGTTGGAGTGATCGCTGCATGTACACTGAAGGAAATGTTCCTCATACCAATGTTGCAAATCACATGGTTTCATCCAGCCAATTATCAGAGGATGTGGCCAAATCAAAGTCTTACTTGACAGTAAAAGGCTGTGTGGGCTCTCATCAcatctcatttttttaatggccTAAACAGAAATGAAATTAGAAATGTActttttcctcctccctgcaCTGTAAATCTGTCTTTTTGGCACAGGTACTAAAGAAATCCAAGTTTCCCCACCCTGTCTCTTAATCAAAACATCTGGGAGTTGTAGCGCTGACTTTCCCACAGGCTGCATCACTTCTTCATTCTACATTGTGCTGCTTGTAAATGGTCCTTAAAACATGTCATAAGTTTTACAGGTATAAAACACTAAAAGTTGTCAGCAcaacaaactgtaaacacaaaactACAAACTGTAGTGACATACTTTTACAATAACCTAAGATTAAATAAACCACAGctcaatcaatcaaatcaatgGATTTGTCAAATGCACAGTGAAACATGTTAGCCAGACAGAGGACTCTAAGATCACCAGataaaaaacaaagctgtgatGCTTCTGCTGTCATTACATGTAATCTCCAACAGAGGGACCTGCTGTGTAACAGATGTCTGCAACATACACAATGTGGCATAATGTGGAAATACtacatgtgtgtgagagccagAACAATGGAGACAGGAAATGAGGCTGTACTGTGTGAGCGCAGCAACTAGCCACAGTTCCAAGACCACCCCTGCTGCCACCACTGACAGACACATAATCACACTGTACTGGAGCTACAGCCCAAATGTATTTCTGAGTGTTTAGAGAATACAACTGGCAAGAAACAAAGGGACCCACCACTTTGATAAACATACGCTGGGAGTCCAGTAGGATTCAGAGAGAAGAATACAGGATGTCACATGTGtggctggtgtttttttttctttttctcagaaAGAGCAGTTTTGGACTGGTAactttctctgctcatccaagcctAACTGTttagtggggaaacatggttgaACCCTAACCccagccctaaccctaacccatcTGAAGACTCACTTTTTGTTGATCCATCTGTTGTCTGTCTAAATTCACATCTCTTACAGGCTCTGGTTCTGGAGATCCCGGTGGCCCCTCCCCCACCCTGTCTAGCTTTCCATCAGTGTGGACctgcgaggaagaggaggaagcaggggaggagggaggaatacatggagatgaggaagaggaggcaccACGTTGGTGtgcaggggaggaggaaggagaagtgCTCGATGGAAGAGCAGCCATTGGGTCGCCACGGAGACGCAGAGTCTCCTGTCGCAGCATCTCATTTTCTGAAGCGAGTTCCTGCCGCTCACGCCGAACACTGGTCAGCTCCTTGGTAAGGGTGTCAAGCCGTTGCCTCAGCTGACGAACTTCATCACGCGCTCGGTTACGCTCTGCACGAACCTGGGAAAGAGACACTATTGATTAGTACAAGATAACACAAGCTCAGTGGTTCTCTTGAAGATGTTAATCCTCAAGGCATAAGTTTAGGGGCTCAGTAAAAGTTTTTGACATTCGACCACAGTGAgcataaaatgatgaaaatgagCCCATGATGATTTAGACCTAAACTAATTCACTCCCAGGCTAAACTCTTTCCTCGACTCAATGACTAGCTACTCACCTTGCTCCACTTCTCTCTCCAGTTGGCAGTGCAATCTGACCACCACCTCATGGTCTTCTCCATCTGTGCCGCTCTGGCCCGAGCCTCTTCCAGCTCCCTAAGTCTTAGCTCCTCCCTGCTTTCCCAGTCAGCTCCAGCTACTTCACCCATAGCTCCCAGCGAGCCCAGCCCGAGGCTTCCTAGCCCAGGGGACAGCAGCAGTGGGGGGCTGGAGCTGGGTGTTTCTCCAGTGGGGCTAGGGGTGTGGGTGAGGCTGTCTGGGGAACGGATCCCTCTGTCAGATCCCAGACCTAGACTGCAAAGCAGGCTGCCCCCGGCTCCCTTTCCACCTTCGGACAGGTGAGGGCTGGGAGTGTGATTCATGTTGGAGGTGGTAGTGTGGACAAGGACAGTAAGGAGGGTGAAGGGAGGATGGGCTGTGAGTGGATAAATCAGGACAGTGCCATTCTCCTCCAGTGATTAACCTggagaaagaaacacaacagaggacAAAATGTAACTTAGCTCTCAATAGAAAACACATAGAAAATGAGCCTTGTCCAAATATAACACAATTCAAATTTGATTAGAACATAAAGAATCTtattttaaaacacaacactgacacatctGCTCTCAAGGACTACAAAGATAGACAGAGGCTGGACAGCTGCTACCATGACCCTTGACTGAGTCTACTGCGACTGCTTAATGAGCAACATTTTGGGTACATATTTTGGGTAAACAAATGGCCATAGGAACATATATGATGACTGAAAAGAAGTGTGAAAACATGCAATGTATGTCCATGTATGTTTatgtatgttatttttttgctgTGGCCTATATATCAAGAGAAAACATGTTTCTATCCTACTTATTTTGTAAAATTGTGTGACTAGAAAAATGCATACCGGTAATCAAAATCGCTGTCAGGTGGCGCTCACAGCGATTGTGCAACGCCTTATCAAAACACTGTGTCATCTTGATTCATACCTCCCCTCAAAATCCCATCTCATGGAAAAGCACAAGATCAAGTCCAAGTACAAGATCCATTCACCAACCCAGATATGAGTGATCTGCCATGTGTGCTGCAAGACAAACTTCTGGAGTTCACGTGCGATGCTGGTCTACAGTCGGGATTCAATCGGCTTTCTCTCTCTGAATTCTGGCTCTCATGCTGTGATGAATATGCCCAGCTGAGTGAGATGGCAGTGAAAACAATGATGCCTTTCCATTCAACATACCTCTGTGAGATCGCATTTTCACATTTGACAGCAATTCAAAGGCCTATGGAGGGCTTGTTATGTTGTACCTTGGTTCTCCAAGGCCCTTGGAGAACCAAGGAGACTTGGAGACTTGGAGACTTGGAGACTTAAACCACTTCAATAATTTATTATTGAACGTTTATTGCCCTACATAAAAATTGTTTTGCACACATAAGAGCCACACTAAGTATGAAACAGACAATAATAAAACACCAAATAATCAacaacattaaattaaatttgaaccGAGTAAAAGCTAAATTCAGTTTAGCTTCAGACTGTTAAAGAGTATAGTAGCACTTGTGATTTGTATGTCATGCAGTACTGATCTGAGAGTTGGTAAATGCTTTCAACACCGGATCCTGTGATTTTGTCACCTTATCCAGCAAATTTAAGTTCTAAACTGACAAACTCCATCCCCAGCCCGTTCTATATAAAGGTTTTATAAACCAATGGCGATGTTGTTGTGTCTCATTTTAAAGTGATCTGGTTTCTTCATTAATGACTGAATTTTATATATCAGAGGGAGAACTGATGCTATCTCCACTGTCAGTGCCAGATTTGGATCTGGAAATCCGGGAGAAGAATCTCTGGCTGGTGAAGACTTTGGACCGGAAAGCTCTACTGCCCCCCTCTCACCTCTGCTGCTTTCCCCTCCAGAGAATTTCCTGAGGAGctgtttgactgtgggaacAACTACGGGGAACTAGAAAAAAGTTGAGGAAATGAACCTGGTTTAACATTAGCAGCTGGAGGTTGGGTGGAGGGTTAAACCTCCTGACTGTAAGCTAATATGGCCTCTGCACAAATCctaataacaaacaaacaataacaaataataacatcACAAACCATTATTGTTGGAATGAAGCAGGAAGACAAACATTAACAGCCAGAACCTAGCACAACTGGCACATGATGAATACACATTTCTATCTGACctacaaagtaaacacacagcaacCAGCCAGA
This portion of the Parambassis ranga chromosome 3, fParRan2.1, whole genome shotgun sequence genome encodes:
- the ccdc102a gene encoding coiled-coil domain-containing protein 102A, coding for MNHTPSPHLSEGGKGAGGSLLCSLGLGSDRGIRSPDSLTHTPSPTGETPSSSPPLLLSPGLGSLGLGSLGAMGEVAGADWESREELRLRELEEARARAAQMEKTMRWWSDCTANWREKWSKVRAERNRARDEVRQLRQRLDTLTKELTSVRRERQELASENEMLRQETLRLRGDPMAALPSSTSPSSSPAHQRGASSSSSPCIPPSSPASSSSSQVHTDGKLDRVGEGPPGSPEPEPVRDVNLDRQQMDQQKDLELLESVLHSRAPDSNSQEVWDSHSGSGSVNQASSRSSSGLSRQERSRQLWEDVTTTEEDSSKLNALQLRLDESQKVLLKEREDKLALSKSIERLEAELSQWKLKYEELSKSKQEALKQLNLLKEMHQDELGRISEDLEDELGARTSMDKKLAELRAEMERLQVENAAEWGRRERLETEKLALERDNKKLRAQAEDLEEQLAKKRRQAASALDTDLKAIQSELFERNKELADLRHVHSKLKKQYQEKTAELAHANRRVEGHEAEVKKLRLRVEELKKELGQAEDELDESHNQTRKLQRSLDEQVEQTENLQVQLEHLQSRLRRQQQSPGLFGKMRSARFSPENPDGPSSDLDEEEENLQLQIP